From candidate division WOR-3 bacterium, the proteins below share one genomic window:
- a CDS encoding M23 family metallopeptidase: MAILVFSLIVSVVFPGYRIAQIRRVSSDTILVVTSENGAWKGCSPESLSIVNGTEDFFLTDGVKFGDYYVFSTCGSGMLLIGRSWSERWGFSKMGPNRQYCSSMEFYLGKLIAGFSDGLCETLRSGIKPWDFFQRGKASYTLDIAVNGELSSTSNLSGVFFIRSNGQAENLLFPDSLSHNKNLFFLSESLLVGTDSAIWLFDGFLWHLVGKTPPVYCFYVDSAYIWVGTFKGVEIYDRKYLRKIFEYGNCPVYSICNFKGKWLFGTPLGLFSDSLPSSEQAENEIVNTFREYPHPFIDPPFPAGFNISPDQTYLFASTFDGKLRIHKGIDFNNPAYTPITAGFDGEVVSAGTSSTGANYITVRYFNHPDEFGAIFMHAHLAELSSLGKGDNFRAKDTLGYVGRTGRATNDHLHLEARIDNHGSYFSVNPLIWIKPGEGTGAVAGIITENGVLLEGAKIYGVFKPDNVETPFIYAETYPRGIISDPELGENFFIDGVLPGFYEINIKHTGRESQKWTLEVRQGLISWVEIDVSL, translated from the coding sequence ATGGCAATTTTAGTATTTTCGCTGATAGTCTCCGTTGTATTTCCGGGATACCGAATAGCGCAAATACGCCGAGTTTCCAGTGATACTATCCTCGTCGTGACCTCTGAAAACGGAGCATGGAAGGGCTGTTCTCCGGAATCTCTTTCTATTGTAAACGGAACAGAAGATTTTTTTCTCACCGACGGCGTCAAGTTTGGCGACTATTACGTTTTCTCCACCTGCGGTTCGGGAATGCTTTTGATAGGAAGAAGTTGGTCGGAAAGATGGGGATTTTCAAAAATGGGTCCTAACAGGCAGTATTGTTCGTCAATGGAATTTTATCTGGGTAAACTTATCGCGGGTTTTTCAGACGGTCTCTGTGAAACCCTAAGATCCGGCATAAAACCGTGGGATTTTTTTCAAAGGGGAAAAGCTTCCTATACTTTAGATATAGCCGTAAACGGCGAATTATCCTCGACTTCAAATCTCTCAGGCGTTTTTTTCATCAGATCAAACGGCCAGGCTGAAAACCTTCTTTTCCCGGACTCATTATCGCACAACAAAAATCTTTTTTTCCTCTCTGAATCGCTTCTCGTGGGAACCGATTCAGCAATATGGCTTTTCGACGGTTTTTTATGGCATCTAGTAGGTAAAACCCCGCCTGTTTACTGTTTTTATGTGGATTCCGCCTATATCTGGGTCGGCACCTTCAAAGGCGTAGAAATATACGACAGAAAATACTTGAGAAAAATATTCGAATACGGGAATTGTCCTGTTTACTCAATATGCAACTTCAAAGGAAAATGGCTTTTTGGCACACCCCTTGGCTTGTTTTCCGATTCTCTTCCGAGCTCAGAGCAGGCAGAAAATGAAATCGTCAATACTTTCAGGGAATACCCCCACCCCTTTATAGACCCTCCTTTTCCCGCGGGTTTCAACATTTCACCTGATCAGACTTATCTCTTTGCATCGACTTTTGACGGCAAACTCAGAATTCATAAAGGTATCGATTTCAACAACCCCGCTTACACTCCCATAACAGCAGGTTTCGACGGCGAAGTAGTATCCGCGGGAACTTCATCCACGGGGGCAAACTACATCACAGTGAGGTATTTCAATCACCCCGACGAATTCGGAGCGATTTTCATGCACGCCCATCTGGCAGAGCTTTCAAGCCTGGGAAAAGGCGATAACTTCAGGGCAAAAGACACTTTAGGTTACGTTGGCCGCACCGGAAGAGCGACAAACGACCATCTACATCTCGAGGCAAGAATAGACAACCACGGTTCCTATTTTTCCGTGAACCCTTTAATTTGGATAAAACCCGGAGAGGGAACAGGGGCGGTGGCTGGAATCATAACCGAAAACGGAGTTCTTCTCGAAGGGGCTAAAATCTACGGCGTTTTCAAACCCGACAACGTCGAAACTCCATTTATTTACGCTGAAACTTACCCCAGAGGCATTATCAGCGACCCTGAACTCGGCGAGAATTTTTTCATAGACGGAGTTTTACCTGGTTTTTACGAAATAAACATCAAACACACGGGCAGAGAGTCACAAAAATGGACATTAGAAGTCCGACAGGGTTTGATAAGCTGGGTGGAAATCGATGTCTCCCTTTGA
- a CDS encoding serine hydrolase: MHSASLMKLPVMAALFSSENEGSITLSSLVRPKNTFESHIAGKTFSVENTLEDRQYSLFELTEKMIVNSDNQATCILMENLPLSRINREAYQWGMKKTKILRKVMDIPAHEKGIDNLTTASDVCSFYRKLLSGEGITEYARKTMIDFLVSAKHLGRIPVSITNKWQTAHKTGTVTGKVYESGIVFSEPPTIFAVMVCNKNMSGGETAIKDILESFFLE, encoded by the coding sequence ATGCACAGCGCGAGCTTGATGAAACTTCCAGTCATGGCGGCTTTGTTTTCATCGGAAAACGAAGGTTCAATAACTCTATCTTCCTTGGTAAGGCCAAAAAACACCTTCGAAAGCCATATAGCCGGTAAAACCTTTTCGGTCGAAAATACTCTTGAAGACAGGCAGTATTCACTGTTTGAATTGACTGAAAAAATGATCGTCAACTCAGACAACCAGGCGACATGCATTTTGATGGAAAATCTGCCTCTGTCGAGGATAAACCGTGAAGCTTATCAATGGGGCATGAAAAAGACTAAAATTCTGAGAAAAGTAATGGACATTCCCGCTCACGAAAAGGGAATCGACAACCTGACAACAGCATCTGATGTCTGCAGTTTTTACAGAAAACTCCTCTCAGGTGAAGGCATTACAGAATACGCGCGAAAGACGATGATAGATTTTCTTGTTTCCGCCAAACACTTGGGCAGAATCCCTGTAAGTATTACGAATAAATGGCAGACAGCTCATAAGACGGGGACAGTAACCGGTAAGGTTTATGAAAGCGGAATTGTATTTTCAGAACCACCAACTATTTTCGCTGTCATGGTTTGCAATAAGAACATGAGCGGTGGAGAAACTGCAATAAAAGATATTTTGGAGAGTTTTTTCCTTGAATAA
- a CDS encoding DUF4159 domain-containing protein, whose amino-acid sequence MIQSLLIFIFTSVLNSPQIARLQYRGGDWYNNPSCLVNLIAEANERLSLDLSTLEISLNIEDALKERTRMVFMTGHGGLEVSEEEKAAFRSYLEQGGFIYIDDDYGFDKDVRDFISETFPDLEFERIPLDHIIYRWPYCFTLGLPKIHMHDGKDPEGWGIEMDGRLCLFYTYESNISDGWVDFRVYRDPEEIREQAFKMGINIISYAMTH is encoded by the coding sequence ATGATTCAGTCTCTTCTAATTTTCATTTTTACAAGCGTCTTAAACAGCCCCCAAATTGCAAGGCTGCAATACAGAGGCGGAGATTGGTACAACAACCCTTCATGCTTAGTTAATTTGATTGCAGAGGCTAACGAAAGGTTAAGCTTGGATTTATCAACTCTTGAAATATCTCTAAACATAGAAGACGCTCTTAAAGAACGAACGCGAATGGTTTTTATGACAGGTCACGGCGGTTTGGAGGTTTCCGAAGAGGAGAAGGCGGCTTTCAGAAGCTACTTAGAACAAGGCGGGTTCATATATATTGATGACGATTATGGGTTTGATAAGGATGTGAGGGATTTTATCTCCGAGACTTTTCCCGATTTGGAATTTGAGAGGATACCTTTGGACCACATTATTTACAGATGGCCATACTGTTTTACCTTGGGGTTGCCCAAAATCCACATGCACGACGGAAAAGATCCTGAAGGTTGGGGCATAGAAATGGATGGCAGATTGTGTCTATTCTATACCTACGAAAGCAATATATCAGACGGCTGGGTTGATTTCAGAGTGTATCGTGATCCTGAAGAAATAAGAGAACAGGCTTTCAAAATGGGCATAAATATTATAAGCTATGCCATGACTCATTAA